The following proteins come from a genomic window of Alosa alosa isolate M-15738 ecotype Scorff River chromosome 2, AALO_Geno_1.1, whole genome shotgun sequence:
- the faxdc2 gene encoding fatty acid hydroxylase domain-containing protein 2 isoform X1 produces the protein MTKQTVQSQTDQCANQGGLWDSMKKAAFIIGSSLFFLVAFRNSVMWHLQRFWGASGDFWQTQWSNLLLHFEGRETTLFFLGTMLVPTAGFWLLNGLFMLADSTGKPSFITRYRIQQDKNNPVDPERLRHAVITVLRNQLFLSAPLVVLTYLAMMATGDPMNPQLPLFHWVLLELSLCALLEEIMFYYSHRLFHHPALYKHIHKIHHEWTAPVGVVALYAHPLEHVLSNMMPALIGPVLLRSHLTTTVLWFTGAFLVTTISHCGYHLPLLPSPEFHDYHHLKFNQCFGVLGVLDRLHGTDDKFRQTKAYERHVLLLSLTPLTQTVPDPPKKSQ, from the exons ATGACTAAACAAACGGTTCAATCCCAGACGGATCAATGCGCCAACCAG GGAGGATTATGGGACTCTATGAAGAAGGCAGCcttcatcattggctcaagCCTCTTCTTCCTGGTGGCGTTCCGGAACTCAGTGATGTG GCATCTGCAGCGGTTCTGGGGTGCATCTGGAGACTTCTGGCAGACCCAGTGGAGTAACCTACTGCTCCACTTTGAAGGTCGCGAGACAACGCTCTTCTTCCTGG ggaccATGCTGGTTCCCACCGCTGGTTTCTGGTTGTTGAATGGACTTTTCATGTTGGCTGACTCCACTGGAAAGCCAAGCTTCATCACACGCTACCGCATCCAACAGGACAAGAACAACCcg gtggacCCTGAGCGTCTGCGTCATGCGGTGATCACGGTGCTGAGGAACCAGCTGTTCCTGTCGGCTCCACTGGTGGTGTTGACCTACCTGGCCATGATGGCCACAGGTGACCCCATGAACCCCCAGCTGCCCCTCTTCCACTGGGTGCTGCTGGAGCTCAGCCTCTGTGCCCTGCTGGAGGAGATCATGTTCTACTactcacacag gttgTTCCACCATCCTGCCCTTTATAAGCACATTCATAAGATCCATCATGAGTGGACGGCCCCTGTTGGAGTAGTTGCCCTCTATGCACATCCTCTGGAACATGTG ctgTCCAACATGATGCCTGCTCTGATTGGCCCGGTGCTGCTGCGCTCCCATCTGACCACCACGGTGCTGTGGTTCACGGGGGCCTTTCTGGTCACCACCATCTCCCACTGCGGCTACCACCTGCCCCTGCTGCCCTCGCCCGAGTTCCACGACTACCACCACCTCAA GTTTAATCAGTGTTTCGGCGTTCTGGGTGTGTTGGATCGTCTCCATGGCACAGATGACAAATTCCGTCAGACGAAAGCATATGAGCGACATGTACTCCTACTCAGCCTTACACCCCTCACACAAACCGTCCCCGACCCACCCAAGAAGTctcagtga
- the faxdc2 gene encoding fatty acid hydroxylase domain-containing protein 2 isoform X2 yields the protein MTKQTVQSQTDQCANQGGLWDSMKKAAFIIGSSLFFLVAFRNSVMWHLQRFWGASGDFWQTQWSNLLLHFEGRETTLFFLGTMLVPTAGFWLLNGLFMLADSTGKPSFITRYRIQQDKNNPVDPERLRHAVITVLRNQLFLSAPLVVLTYLAMMATGDPMNPQLPLFHWVLLELSLCALLEEIMFYYSHRLFHHPALYKHIHKIHHEWTAPVGVVALYAHPLEHVLSNMMPALIGPVLLRSHLTTTVLWFTGAFLVTTISHCGYHLPLLPSPEFHDYHHLKFNQCFGVLGVLDHMCVYVWNCINHIFVCVCVCV from the exons ATGACTAAACAAACGGTTCAATCCCAGACGGATCAATGCGCCAACCAG GGAGGATTATGGGACTCTATGAAGAAGGCAGCcttcatcattggctcaagCCTCTTCTTCCTGGTGGCGTTCCGGAACTCAGTGATGTG GCATCTGCAGCGGTTCTGGGGTGCATCTGGAGACTTCTGGCAGACCCAGTGGAGTAACCTACTGCTCCACTTTGAAGGTCGCGAGACAACGCTCTTCTTCCTGG ggaccATGCTGGTTCCCACCGCTGGTTTCTGGTTGTTGAATGGACTTTTCATGTTGGCTGACTCCACTGGAAAGCCAAGCTTCATCACACGCTACCGCATCCAACAGGACAAGAACAACCcg gtggacCCTGAGCGTCTGCGTCATGCGGTGATCACGGTGCTGAGGAACCAGCTGTTCCTGTCGGCTCCACTGGTGGTGTTGACCTACCTGGCCATGATGGCCACAGGTGACCCCATGAACCCCCAGCTGCCCCTCTTCCACTGGGTGCTGCTGGAGCTCAGCCTCTGTGCCCTGCTGGAGGAGATCATGTTCTACTactcacacag gttgTTCCACCATCCTGCCCTTTATAAGCACATTCATAAGATCCATCATGAGTGGACGGCCCCTGTTGGAGTAGTTGCCCTCTATGCACATCCTCTGGAACATGTG ctgTCCAACATGATGCCTGCTCTGATTGGCCCGGTGCTGCTGCGCTCCCATCTGACCACCACGGTGCTGTGGTTCACGGGGGCCTTTCTGGTCACCACCATCTCCCACTGCGGCTACCACCTGCCCCTGCTGCCCTCGCCCGAGTTCCACGACTACCACCACCTCAA GTTTAATCAGTGTTTCGGCGTTCTGGGTGTGTTGGatcatatgtgtgtatatgtgtggaattgtattaatcacatattcgtgtgtgtgtgtgtgtgtgtgtga
- the LOC125290918 gene encoding uncharacterized protein LOC125290918 isoform X2 has product MYARMRTFFSAGLLLCLTGLRHGKVILVAPGSDVSEKCEGTWDGIRTNDIQLKIDSTAHLLVQNFQDKRRYTCGDTELILERRHASSGDATLLYRAVGQSVHLFCKHLGAETYSGEWSWKHGSFNRGFRRLSNSSEPFTGPVSKKGGGDNDFSLDISSVEWGDSGQFQCTMRLIRPGGGPKKQTSYELVVVQEPQHVYEGGSVTLCCSVSLWKTPWELCWIHLDSNSKYSCQHYSTYPNRCKPGGAAVFNTVSIVSSVQSQWACAVFHGGTLRALLPVQLNVSKHTTTHTPPTHTTPVRRATTPLATHSENAEDTRNTTATQHTDPSAGVSVPHVCVMSVFGLVVVILVALTALLLWKRTDKEVCEDEDERRTADEEACAEGLLPHRGSVTYASVHFKRKPTEDLSKDVAPTDPPATAGGTEGEDVTVIYAGLKMNSCS; this is encoded by the exons ATGTACGCCAGAATGAGGACCTTTTTCTCCGCAGGCCTGCTTCTCTGCCTGACTGGGCTTAGACACG GTAAAGTGATCCTGGTGGCTCCTGGCAGTGATGTGAGTGAGAAATGTGAGGGCACCTGGGACGGAATCAGAACCAATGATATACAGCTGAAGATAGACAGCACGGCCCATCTCCTGGTGCAGAACTTTCAAGACAAAAGGCGTTACACATGCGGCGATACAGAGCTTATACTGGAGAGGAGACATG CCTCCTCAGGTGACGCCACCCTGCTGTACAGAGCCGTGGGTCAGTCCGTCCATCTCTTCTGCAAACACCTGGGCGCTGAGACGTACTCAGGGGAATGGAGCTGGAAACATGGGAGCTTCAACAGAGGTTTCAGACGCCTCTCTAACAGCTCAGAGCCGTTTACAGGGCCAGTATCTAAAAAAGGAGGGGGAGATAATGACTTCTCGCTGGACATCTCTTCTGTGGAGTGGGGTGACTCAGGGCAGTTCCAGTGCACAATGCGCCTGATACGGCCGGGAGGAGGCCCAAAGAAACAGACATCCTACGAGCTGGTGGTTGTTCAGG AGCCCCAGCATGTGTATGAGGGAGGAAGTGTGACCCTGtgttgctctgtctctctctggaaGACACCTTGGGAGTTATGCTGGATTCACCTGGATTCCAACAGCAAATACTCCTGTCAGCATTACTCTACTTACCCAAACCGCTGTAAACCTGGGGGAGCAGCTGTCTTTAACACCGTGAGCATCGTCAGCTCAGTCCAGAGCCAGTGGGCCTGTGCGGTTTTCCATGGGGGCACACTGAGAGCTCTGCTGCCTGTCCAGCTGAACGTGTCcaaacacaccaccacacacacgccacccacacacacaacgccgGTGCGGAGGGCCACGACTCCACTGGCAACACACAGCGAGAATGCAGAGGATACCAGAAACACCacggcaacacaacacacagatccATCAGCAG GAGTGAGTGTCCCACATGTCTGTGTCATGAGTGTGTTTGGCCTGGTTGTGGTCATCTTGGTGGCTCTGACTGCTCTGCTGCTGTGGAAACGCACAGATAAAG AAGTgtgtgaggatgaggatgagcgTAGGACAGCAGATGAAGAGGCGTGTGCTGAGGGGCTTTTGCCCCACAGAGGGAGTGTGACATACGCATCGGTGCATTTCAAGAGAAAACCTACTGAGGATCTGAGCAAAG ATGTTGCACCCACAGATCCTCCTGCT ACTGCTGGTGGCACTGAGGGGGAGGATGTCACAGTCATATACGCTGGACTGAAGATGAATTCATGCAGTTAA
- the LOC125290918 gene encoding uncharacterized protein LOC125290918 isoform X1: MYARMRTFFSAGLLLCLTGLRHGKVILVAPGSDVSEKCEGTWDGIRTNDIQLKIDSTAHLLVQNFQDKRRYTCGDTELILERRHASSGDATLLYRAVGQSVHLFCKHLGAETYSGEWSWKHGSFNRGFRRLSNSSEPFTGPVSKKGGGDNDFSLDISSVEWGDSGQFQCTMRLIRPGGGPKKQTSYELVVVQATAEPQHVYEGGSVTLCCSVSLWKTPWELCWIHLDSNSKYSCQHYSTYPNRCKPGGAAVFNTVSIVSSVQSQWACAVFHGGTLRALLPVQLNVSKHTTTHTPPTHTTPVRRATTPLATHSENAEDTRNTTATQHTDPSAGVSVPHVCVMSVFGLVVVILVALTALLLWKRTDKEVCEDEDERRTADEEACAEGLLPHRGSVTYASVHFKRKPTEDLSKDVAPTDPPATAGGTEGEDVTVIYAGLKMNSCS; encoded by the exons ATGTACGCCAGAATGAGGACCTTTTTCTCCGCAGGCCTGCTTCTCTGCCTGACTGGGCTTAGACACG GTAAAGTGATCCTGGTGGCTCCTGGCAGTGATGTGAGTGAGAAATGTGAGGGCACCTGGGACGGAATCAGAACCAATGATATACAGCTGAAGATAGACAGCACGGCCCATCTCCTGGTGCAGAACTTTCAAGACAAAAGGCGTTACACATGCGGCGATACAGAGCTTATACTGGAGAGGAGACATG CCTCCTCAGGTGACGCCACCCTGCTGTACAGAGCCGTGGGTCAGTCCGTCCATCTCTTCTGCAAACACCTGGGCGCTGAGACGTACTCAGGGGAATGGAGCTGGAAACATGGGAGCTTCAACAGAGGTTTCAGACGCCTCTCTAACAGCTCAGAGCCGTTTACAGGGCCAGTATCTAAAAAAGGAGGGGGAGATAATGACTTCTCGCTGGACATCTCTTCTGTGGAGTGGGGTGACTCAGGGCAGTTCCAGTGCACAATGCGCCTGATACGGCCGGGAGGAGGCCCAAAGAAACAGACATCCTACGAGCTGGTGGTTGTTCAGG ccACAGCAGAGCCCCAGCATGTGTATGAGGGAGGAAGTGTGACCCTGtgttgctctgtctctctctggaaGACACCTTGGGAGTTATGCTGGATTCACCTGGATTCCAACAGCAAATACTCCTGTCAGCATTACTCTACTTACCCAAACCGCTGTAAACCTGGGGGAGCAGCTGTCTTTAACACCGTGAGCATCGTCAGCTCAGTCCAGAGCCAGTGGGCCTGTGCGGTTTTCCATGGGGGCACACTGAGAGCTCTGCTGCCTGTCCAGCTGAACGTGTCcaaacacaccaccacacacacgccacccacacacacaacgccgGTGCGGAGGGCCACGACTCCACTGGCAACACACAGCGAGAATGCAGAGGATACCAGAAACACCacggcaacacaacacacagatccATCAGCAG GAGTGAGTGTCCCACATGTCTGTGTCATGAGTGTGTTTGGCCTGGTTGTGGTCATCTTGGTGGCTCTGACTGCTCTGCTGCTGTGGAAACGCACAGATAAAG AAGTgtgtgaggatgaggatgagcgTAGGACAGCAGATGAAGAGGCGTGTGCTGAGGGGCTTTTGCCCCACAGAGGGAGTGTGACATACGCATCGGTGCATTTCAAGAGAAAACCTACTGAGGATCTGAGCAAAG ATGTTGCACCCACAGATCCTCCTGCT ACTGCTGGTGGCACTGAGGGGGAGGATGTCACAGTCATATACGCTGGACTGAAGATGAATTCATGCAGTTAA